The Flavobacterium sp. 123 genome contains a region encoding:
- a CDS encoding rubredoxin, whose translation MELTRLIVKGGVISPGELREIANMGLEQGFNSISFGSRQDIILPKGFSSNDKEKIGKHHFIYPNEKSGNNIVSSYVSTDIFRNTPWLTGNKFLYILEQFKEQPKLKVNITDPKQQLVPLFTGHINFIASHHEDYWFLYIRLPKWDKMEMYPVLIYSWNIAEVYYAIEKILEEEPDSVDMIFQLVSDALDSNNRTIDKPLHIPFYPFPYYEGMNKLGIDQYWLGLYWRNNQYDLDFLKEMCDLCFDCKIGKICITPWKSFIVKGIPKDRKLDWEKFLGKKGINVRHSLLELNWHLPVAMEWALNLKTFLVRTLDQFDISTYGLTFGLSEYNREGHYFTSIVVEKNESPKDLESIKIRDTYNVLYAKNFDPNTKEYIVHTQDVDKLELPNILIELSRKYFEGLGDSTVEISSNAAKKEKTIQEVHQCPECLTLYNSEYGDVIQGIEKGVLFKDLPETYCCSLCESPKINFIALTGEKQNN comes from the coding sequence ATGGAATTAACACGATTAATAGTAAAAGGAGGCGTTATTTCACCGGGTGAACTTCGGGAAATTGCGAATATGGGATTGGAACAAGGATTTAACTCCATCTCTTTCGGTTCTAGACAAGATATTATCTTACCAAAAGGTTTTTCGTCTAACGACAAAGAAAAAATTGGTAAACATCATTTCATTTATCCAAATGAAAAAAGTGGAAATAACATTGTATCTTCTTATGTTTCAACTGATATCTTTAGAAATACTCCTTGGCTTACCGGAAATAAATTCCTGTATATTCTAGAACAATTCAAGGAACAACCAAAGTTAAAAGTAAATATTACTGATCCTAAACAACAATTAGTTCCTTTGTTTACTGGGCATATCAATTTTATAGCTTCGCATCACGAGGATTATTGGTTTTTGTATATCCGTTTGCCAAAATGGGACAAAATGGAAATGTATCCGGTATTAATTTACAGTTGGAATATTGCCGAAGTATATTATGCTATCGAAAAAATATTAGAGGAAGAACCTGATTCTGTTGATATGATTTTTCAATTAGTTAGCGATGCTTTAGACAGTAATAATCGCACGATTGACAAACCATTGCACATTCCCTTCTACCCTTTTCCATATTATGAAGGAATGAATAAATTAGGAATTGATCAATATTGGTTAGGATTATATTGGAGAAACAATCAATATGATTTGGATTTTCTAAAGGAAATGTGCGATTTATGCTTTGATTGCAAAATTGGAAAAATTTGTATTACTCCATGGAAATCATTCATCGTTAAAGGAATTCCTAAAGATCGAAAATTAGACTGGGAAAAATTCTTAGGCAAAAAAGGAATTAATGTAAGACACTCACTATTAGAACTGAACTGGCATTTACCAGTAGCTATGGAATGGGCGTTGAATCTAAAAACCTTTCTAGTTCGAACATTAGATCAATTTGACATCAGTACTTATGGACTCACTTTTGGTTTATCAGAGTACAATCGGGAGGGACATTATTTCACTTCTATAGTTGTTGAAAAAAATGAGTCTCCAAAAGATTTGGAATCTATTAAAATACGAGACACCTATAATGTTTTGTATGCCAAAAATTTTGATCCAAATACTAAAGAATATATTGTTCACACGCAAGATGTTGACAAACTTGAATTACCAAATATATTAATTGAATTAAGCCGTAAATATTTTGAAGGCCTTGGTGATTCAACTGTTGAAATAAGTTCAAATGCGGCAAAAAAAGAAAAAACAATACAAGAAGTTCATCAATGTCCAGAATGTCTAACACTATATAATTCTGAGTATGGAGATGTTATTCAAGGAATTGAAAAAGGGGTTTTATTCAAAGATTTACCGGAAACATATTGCTGTTCTTTATGCGAATCCCCAAAAATAAATTTTATTGCATTAACTGGAGAAAAACAAAATAATTAA